A section of the Asticcacaulis sp. EMRT-3 genome encodes:
- a CDS encoding rod-binding protein: MDTAALLTLQNAQTSAQSVVSGPSSIQQMAASAGKGGKSNAKLGLDFETMCLSNLLKPMFDGLSADGPFGGGAGEEAMRSFYVDAMARQMAMRGGVGISDMMQKQLIKVQAGQ; this comes from the coding sequence ATGGATACCGCCGCGCTTCTCACCTTGCAAAACGCCCAGACCTCGGCCCAGAGCGTCGTTTCCGGCCCGTCATCGATCCAGCAAATGGCGGCTTCGGCCGGCAAGGGCGGCAAGTCGAACGCCAAGCTCGGTCTCGATTTCGAAACCATGTGCCTGTCTAATCTGTTGAAGCCGATGTTCGATGGCCTGTCCGCCGATGGCCCCTTCGGTGGCGGCGCGGGCGAAGAGGCCATGCGCTCTTTTTATGTCGATGCCATGGCCAGACAGATGGCCATGCGCGGTGGGGTCGGCATTTCCGACATGATGCAGAAACAACTCATTAAGGTTCAGGCAGGACAATAG
- a CDS encoding flagellar basal-body protein FlbY yields the protein MALSAQNGSERARQLLALTVRLGERLERETLSLEAHRPQDIAVEVEETRHLSNLYRHESMRIKASPDLLDGMSDAEKTSLRNATELFQTRLKRYEHAVNAARRVTEGIITAVASDINAKRNRSATYGARGRTRDSGPHTLNFGGRV from the coding sequence ATGGCACTTTCCGCACAAAACGGCTCAGAACGCGCCCGCCAGCTTCTGGCCCTGACCGTCAGGCTGGGTGAGCGGCTGGAGCGCGAAACCCTCAGTCTGGAGGCCCATCGCCCGCAGGATATTGCTGTTGAGGTTGAGGAAACGCGCCATCTGTCGAACCTCTATCGCCATGAATCGATGCGCATCAAGGCCAGTCCCGATCTGCTTGACGGCATGAGCGATGCGGAGAAAACAAGCTTGCGAAACGCCACCGAACTTTTTCAGACCCGGCTGAAGCGCTACGAACACGCCGTCAATGCGGCCAGGCGCGTCACCGAAGGCATTATCACGGCGGTGGCCAGCGACATCAACGCCAAGCGCAACCGCAGCGCCACCTATGGCGCACGCGGCCGCACCAGAGACTCAGGCCCCCACACGCTCAATTTCGGTGGCCGGGTGTAA
- a CDS encoding peroxiredoxin, whose protein sequence is MSLKSGDKIPDLTLTVVDEEGPKPTPSADFFTGKTVVLFAVPGAYTPTCSARHLPGFKDHAADFKARGVDTVACTSVNDYFVMKAWAKDQGIGDEVVMLADGNGEFAKTMGLTLDASGFGMGPRSQRYAAVIKNGVIDKLFVEEGGEFRVSAAEYVLEQL, encoded by the coding sequence ATGTCTCTCAAATCCGGTGACAAGATCCCCGACCTGACCCTGACCGTGGTTGACGAAGAGGGCCCCAAGCCCACGCCGTCCGCTGATTTTTTCACCGGGAAAACCGTGGTGCTGTTCGCCGTGCCGGGCGCCTACACCCCTACCTGTTCGGCGCGCCACCTGCCGGGCTTCAAGGATCACGCCGCCGATTTCAAGGCCAGGGGCGTCGATACCGTGGCCTGCACCTCGGTCAATGACTATTTCGTCATGAAGGCGTGGGCGAAGGATCAGGGTATTGGCGATGAGGTGGTGATGCTGGCCGATGGCAATGGCGAATTCGCCAAGACGATGGGCCTGACACTCGATGCTTCGGGCTTCGGCATGGGGCCGCGTTCACAGCGCTATGCCGCCGTCATCAAAAATGGCGTGATCGACAAGCTGTTCGTTGAAGAAGGCGGCGAGTTCAGGGTTTCAGCGGCAGAGTATGTGCTGGAACAGCTTTAA